The Halovulum dunhuangense genome includes the window CGACCTCGGCCTCGGCCAGCGCGGTCTTTTCTACCACCGACCACATGACGGGCTTCGACCCCTGGTAGAGACTGCCGTTCATCACGAACTTCATGAATTCCTCGGCGATCACCGCCTCGGCCTCGAAGTCCATGGTCAGGTAGGGATCGTCCCAGTTGCCGGTGACGCCGAGACGCTTGAATTCCTCGCGCTGCACGTCGATCCAGCCTTCGGCGAACTTGCGGCATTCCTGGCGCAGCTCGACCACCGGGACGTCGTCCTTGTTCTTCCCCTTGGCGCGGTACTGCTCCTCGATCTTCCACTCGATGGGCAGGCCGTGGCAGTCCCAGCCGGGAACGTAGCGGCTGTCGCGGCCCATCATCTGCTGCGAGCGGACGACGAAATCCTTCAGCACCTTGTTCAGCGCGTGGCCGATATGCAGGTGGCCGTTGGCGTAGGGGGGGCCGTCATGCAGGACGAAGCTTTCGCGCCCCGCGGACTTGTCCCGCAGCCGGTGATAGACGCCGATCCGTTCCCACCGGGCCAGCCATTCCGGCTCGCGGGTGGGCAGACCCGCGCGCATCGGGAACTGGGTCCGGGGCAGGTTCAGCGTGTCTTTGTAGTCGGGATGTTCGGGGGTATCGGCGCACATGGCTGGTGATTTCCGTCAATTCGGATCTGCGTTCGGATGAGGTGCGGCGCGGAGCGGTTCCATGCGCCTTGTCCCGGCGACTCAGAGACTGAGCGCCGGGCCGGTAATTCGGGCGATGATCCGAACAGGGGCCAACATGCCCGGCCTTATAGGCAAGGCGGGGTGCTGCGTCCAGACCGCGCACGGCTCAGTCCGCGCCGGGGCGGTCCTGCACGCCCTCGGCCAGGGCGCGCGTCATCCAGCGGTTGACCAGCGCAAGACCCGCCAGCGACAGGCCAAGCCCCAGGAAGGCCGCGACGCGGATCAGCCCCGACAGGCCGCTCATGTCGATCAGGAACACCTTGGCGATGGTGACCGCCGCCGCCAGCACCCCAAGCCTGCGCAGGCTGGGCGACCGCCTGATCCAGGCCGCCAGCATCAGCCCGGCCGCCGTCAGCATCAGCGCCAGCGTATAGCTGTAAAGCTCCGGATCGGTGACGCCCGGCACCGAAAGGTTCCGTCCGCGCCAGATATGCCGGATCTCGAAGGCGACATTCACGGCCAGCAGGAAGACGCCTGCCGCGCGCAGCGTGCCGACGGCCATGGGGTGCCCGAGCCGCGCGATATGCGGCGCCGCCAGCAAAAGCGCGCCCGGCAGGCCATAGGCGACCAGAAGGGTGTTCAGGATCCACGGGCCAAGCACCACCGTCGTCAGATAGCCGCCCAGCGGGCTTGCGAGGGTCAGGCAGAGGGCCATCGCAGTGACGAAGCAAACCGCGGCAAGCCCCGCCAGCGTCAGCGGCAGTAGGCGCATCCGCCCGGCCTCGGGCGCGATCCGCACGAGAGCAAGGGCGATGGAAAGCCAGACGCTGCCAATCAGCGAGATCTGCCAATAGGCCCCTTCGTAGGCGCCGGAAAGCGACTGGAACCAGCGGAACAGCATGGCCGAGGCCAGCACCCCGCAGGTCACCACGAAGGCGCTTTCGACCAGCGCCACCTGCCGGTCGCGCGCCCGCTGCCGCAGCGCCTGCCGTGCCGCGGCCAGCGCCGCCAGCACCGCGGCGTGCGACAGGACGACCATGATCAGACCACCGTCCACCGCCCAGTCGATCCCCGGCACGAAGATCAGCCGCCACAACAGCACCGGCACCGCGACCGCCGTGAAGACGCCCATCTCGCGCAGATCGAACCGCGCATCCATCAGGGCCGCCGCCAGCAGCATGGCGGCCAGCGCCACGGTCAGCGCCGCGAAGCTGAACCAAAGGATCAGCGCGAGGGAAATCAGCGTCAGCGCCATGACCAGATGCGCCGAAAGCCGCAGCGACCGGTCCGCCGCGACCCGCTTGTGCGCGCCTGCAAGCAGGGTCATCAACGCGGCCACAGCGATCACATGCAGCGCCCAGGACCATTGCCCGAGAACCCCGCGCGGCGCCCAGAACAGTTCCAGCGCGATCACCGTCAGCGGCGCGACCGCCGCCGAAAGGATGCTCCACCAGGTCGCGCGCGCCATGCCGGGCCGCAGCGCCCGCCAGCCGGCCAGCGCCGAGGCCAGCGCCGCGCCAAGCACGATCGCGGTGACGGTGAAGGGCGGCGGCGTGTCGGGTTCGAACTCGGGCGCCCGCCAGCCGTCGAACAGGGCAAAGCCCGGCACCCCCAGCGCCGCGCCCCCGATCACGATGGCCAGCGCAGCCAGCGCCGGCACCACCGCCAGATCATCCAGCGCCGGCGCGTCGCGCAGCCACAACACAAAGGCCGCGAACAGCAGAAGCAGGACAGCCAGCGCCGCACCGAAACTCAGCGCATCGTCCTGCATCACGTTCCAGGCGATCGCAGCGGCGGCCAGCGTGGTGCCGGCGACCAGCCGGGTCGGAAACTCCGGCCAGGCCTGCGGCCCGGGAAGCCCGGCGCGCAGCAAGGCGCCAAAGGCCATCGGCCCGGCATGGCGGGGGACCAGGCTCCAGACCGGGATCGCGGCGCTTGCCGCCACCGAGACCAGCGAGAAGGCAAGGAACCAGACCCCGCCCCCCTGGCCCAGGTAGAGCAGCGCCGCCGCTCCATGCCCCAGAAGCAGCGCAAGGGTCGAGATCCAGGCCGCGCGCCGGGCGGCGTCGATCGCCAGCCCAAGCGCGGCAACACCCCAGAAATAGGCGTAGAGCCAGTAGGGGCTTTCCGCGTCGCCCCCCACGAGAAACGGCGCGGCAACCCCGCCCAGAAGCCCGATCGAGGCGAGAAACGGGCCATGCAGCCAGCCCAGAAGCACCCCGCCCGCGGCCGTCAGCGCAAGCGCCGCGAAGGCAAGCTCGGGTCCGATCAGGCCGTAAAGCTGCCGCGCCGCAAGGATGCCCGCGAAGATCGACACGAGCCCCGCGCCCCCGAAGGCAGAGGCGATGGTCTCGCGGATCTGCGCATCTGCGCTGGCAAGCGTGCGGCGCACCCCTTCGCCCGCGCCGATCAGGACCAGACCCAGGACCACCGCCCCCAGCACCCGCATCGGCGGGGTCAGGATGCCGCTCTCTATGCCGTACTGGACAAGGAATACCCCGGCCAGGCCCAGCGACACCGCGGCCACGACAAGAAACCAGTTGTCGCGCAACCAGTGGCCCAGCTGCGTCAGGCGTTCGGGGCGAAACACGATCACGGGCGGAACGCTGTCCGCCGGGGCCGGCGGCGCGGATGCGGGTTCCGCGATTGCATCCCTGGCCGGGCGCGGGGGCTCCTCCGTCGCGGGCGGGGCCGGCTCGGATGCGGGCGCTTCGCTCCTTTCGACGGATGGCGCTGGCGCGCCGGCCGCCGCATCCGGGCCACGCTCCAGAAGCGCGACGCGGCGTGACAGGCGACGGTGATCGACGATCAGCCAGATCACCGCTGCCGGCAGCCCCAGCAGGAGCACGACGCCGAGAAGCCCGAAAATGAAACCCATGCGCCGTCCCCGCCGGTTATGTTGCGGCGATCCTGTGCCGGCTTGCCGGGCGCGTCAACGGCCCTGGATCAGCCGAACAGGCCGGTCAGCGCGCGCTGGACCAGCCGCGTGACCCGCGGGCGCGGCAGCGCGGCAAAGGGCATCGGGCGGCAGACCTCCATCGCGGCGATGCCGACACGGGCCGTCAGCGCCCCGTTCACCACCCCCTCGCCAAAGCGGCGGGACACCTTGGCCAGCGCCCCGCCGCCCGCGACGGATGAGATAAGGTCGTCACCCACCGCGACAGCCCCGGTGGCCAGCAGGTGCCGCGCCACCCCCCGCATCAACCGCCACGAGCCCAGCGTGCCCGCCCGCCCGCCATAGATCTCGGCGATGCGCCGGATCATCCGAAGATTTGCGGCCAGCGCCACGGCGACATCGGCCAGCGCCAGCGGCACAAGGGCGGTGGCGGCAGCGACCTGGCGCGCGGCGGCCTCCACCTCGGCGCGGGCAGCGGCGTCGAGCGCGGCGAACAGGGCCGTCTCTGTCGCATGCATCAGCGCATCCGCATCGAGGATGTCGTCCTCACGCCGCTCCAGATCCTCGAGCGGCAGGCGCAGCTCCGCCCGGCCCGCATAGAAGCCGCGCAGCCGCCGCGACACGTCGAGCGCCAGCGCCCGGTCCCGCCGCGCCTCGGGGTCGGTCGCGCGGGTCTGCAGGCGGTCCACCCGCGCCAGCCGCGACAGGCCCGCCAGTTCGCGCAGGACGATCACCACCAGCGCCAGCCCGACGATCGCAGCCAGCCCCGCCGCGACCCAGCCCAGCGCCGGGGCGCGGGCGAAAAGTCCCAGCACGAAATCCCAGGCGGCAAGCCCGATCATCATGGTCAGCAGCCCGGCCAGCGCCGACAGCGCCAGGCGACCCAGCCAGCTGCCACGCCGCGCCGCGGTCCGTGTCGCGCGCACCATCGCGGCGCCCTGCGGTGGCAGTTCTCCCATTTCCGGGACCGGTGGCGCATCCTGCACCGGAACGGCGGGCTCCAGCGCGTCGGCGTCCAGAACGAAGGGCTTCTCGGGGGGGCGGCTCATCGGGTCTCTCCCTGGCGCCAGACATACTCGATGTCCGGCAGGCGTTCCGCGTTGTCGGCACCGTCGCTGGCGCCGGTGGCCACGAAGCCCTCGCGCTCGTAGAAGGCGCGGGCACCGGTGTTGGCGGCATGGGTCCAGAGCAGCAGCGCCGGCCTGAGTTCCTTGGCCGCATCGAGAAGGCGCGCCCCCAGCCCCTTGCCGCGCGCGCCACGGGCGACATAGAGGCAGGCGACATAGCCGCCCTCGAGCAGGATGAAGCCGTCGATCCGGTCGCTTTCGGCGACGATGCCCAAGCCCTGGCGCATCCGCGCGGCGACCGCGCCCTCGCGCGCTTCGGGCGGGTCCGATCGCGGATACCACGGCGTTTCCGCCGCCCAGTCGCGCAGGATCGCCGCGCAGGCGGCGGCATCCGTGGTCCGTGCCTCGCGCAGCACCGCCCTCACAGCAGCCGGTCCCCGATCAGGAACTCGGCGACCCGGTCCATGCGGATATGCGGAGGGCCCTCGCCGGGGCGCAGGTTCAGCTTTGGCGGGGCGAAACCCATCACGGCGAAATCGGCGTCGAGCCAACGCTCCGCCCCCTGCCGCGCGGGAACCATCAGCGAAGCCGGATCGTCCGGCAGCCGGCCCGCGAACAGGGCGGCCTCGCGCCCGGTCTCGGCCAGCGTTCCGCGCACGCAGGGCACCAGGTCGCCACCCTGCCGCACCTCGGCCTCGACCGTGGCGCGCAGGGCGGCGATGGCGAAGCTGCGGGTCTGCGCCCCCTTGTAGGTGGCGCGGGCGCGGGCGTCGGCGACCAGCGCCTCCATGATCCCGGACAGCGCGTCGTGCTGGCCGTGGTGCAGGTGATCGGCCTTGGTCGCGGCAAAGGCGATCCGCTCGATCCGGCGGCCCAGGATGCGCGACAGCCAGCTGTTCGGCCCGGGGCGAAAGGCTTGCAGGATATCGGCCATGGCCAGGCGCAGATCCTCGACCGCGCGCGGGCCGGCATGGATCGCGCCCAGCGCATCGACCAGCACGATCTGCCGCTCGATCGCCGCGAAATGGTCGCGGAAGAACGGTTTCACCACCACCCGCTTGTAGCTTTCGAAGCGTCGCTCGAAGGCCGCGTAGAGACTGCCGTCGCGGGCACGCCGGGACGGGGCGGGCAGCGGCGCAAAGGTCAGGGCGGGCGATCCCTCCAGCTCGCCGGGCAGCAGGAAGCGGCCGGGGGCACAGCCCGAGAAGCCGGCCGCGCGCGCGGCGTGCAGATATGCGGTGAAGCCGCGCGCAAGACCCTGTGCCGCCACCTCGTCCAGCGCCGCCGTGCCGTCCGTCTCGCGCGCGGCGGCCAGCCAGTCCCGCGCCAGCGCGATGCGGCCCGGCGCCTCGGCCTGGGTCAGCGCCTTTTCCGACCACTCGGCATAGCTCTGGGCCAGAAGCGGCAGGTCCAGAAGCCACTCGCCGGGGTAGTCCACGATGTCCAGATGGACCGTGCGCGGCCCGGTGAGCCCGGTCAGGAACCCGGTCGGGCGTACCCTGAGCGACAGGCGCAGTTGCGATATGGTGCGCGTGCTCTCGGGCCAGTGCGGCTGCGGGCCGGTCAGGGCGGCGATGTGATCCTCATAGGCGAAGCGCGCCACCGCGTCGTTCGGCTGCGGCTGGAGAAAGGCCAGCATCAGCCGCCCGTCGGCCGCCGCGCGCAACTGGGGCATGCGACCGGGGTTCAGCAAGTTGGCGACAAGCGACGTGATGAACACCGTCTTGCCGGCGCGCGACAGGCCGGTGACGCCCAGCCGGATCACCGGCTCGAACAACAGCTCCTCGGTCCGGGCCTGGATCTGTTCCAGCCCGCGGCCCAGCCCGTCCGCGATGTCGCCGATCCCCGCCATGCTGCCCCTGTCCTGCGGCGCCTGTGCGCCCTTTTCGTGCCCGATGTATGCAGCCGGGCCTGCGAATTACAGTGCAGGCTTGGCAAAACCGGGGCAAGGCGCTAGGCCCCGCGCATGCCGCGCTATGCCCTGAAAATCGAGTATGATGGCCGCCCCTTCTGTGGCTGGCAGCGCCAGTCCGCCCTGCCCAGCGTGCAGGCGGCGGTGGAGGAGGCGTTGCGCAGGCTCGAGCCGGATGTCGGCACCATCGCGGCCGCCGGTCGGACGGATGCCGGGGTTCACGCCACGGGCCAGGTGGCGACGGTCGACCTTTCGCGGGACTGGACGCCGTTCCGCCTGTCCGAGGCGCTGAACTACCACCTGAAGCCCGCACCGGTCGCGATCCTGGCCGCGGCCAGGGTGCCCGAGGATTTCCACGCGCGTTTCTCGGCGATCGAGCGGCGCTACATGTTTCGCCTGATCGTGCGCCGGGCGCCGCTGACCTTCGAGGCGGGGCAGATCTGGCAGGTGCGCCAGGCCCTCGACCTCGAGTCCATGCGGGAAGGGGCGCGGCACCTGCTGGGGCGGCACGACTTCACCACCTTCCGCTCGTCGATATGCCAGGCCGACAGCCCGGTGCGCACACTCGACCGGCTGGAGGTGACGGCCCATCCGCGCGCCGACGGCACCGAGTACCGCTTCGACGTGCGCGCCCGCAGCTTCCTGCACAACCAGGTGCGCAGCTTCGTCGGCACGCTCGAACGCGTGGGCGCCGGCGCCTGGCGGCCCGAGGATGTGAAGGCAGCGCTCGAGGCCCGCGACCGCGCGGCCTGCGGCCCGGTCAGCCCACCCTCGGGGCTGTACCTGACCCATGTCGGCTATCCGCAGGATCCCTTCGCGGACTGAGGGGCATTGCGCCGGGCGTCAGGTACCCAGCACCTCGCGGACCATCGCCTCGAAACCGCGCGGATCCTCGGCATGGAGCCAGTGACCGCGCCCTTCCATGGTCAGGATCCGCGCCTTAGGGAAATACCCTCGCAACGCGTCGAGCCGCGCGTCCGAAACGTAGTCGGACGCACCGCCGCGCAGGAACGCCATCTCTCCGTCATGGCGCGCGTCGATCTCCGGGAAGCCGATGATCCGCGGCATCTGGTCCGCCAGCGCCGCAAGATTGAGCCGCCAGCGCGGGGCCCCGTCGTCCAGCGACAGGCTTTGCAGCAGGAACGCGCGCAGCATCGCGTCGGGCAGGCTGGACTTGAGTTGGGCATCCGCGTCGGACCGCCGCGAGACCATGCTCAGGTCCACGGCACGAAGGGCTTCGACCACATGCGCCTGCGTATGGCTATAGGGCACCGGCGCGATGTCGGCGACGATCAGGTGCCGCAAAAGCTCGGGACGGGTCAGCGCCAGCACCATCGCCGCCTTGCCTCCCATCGAATGGCCCAGCAGGTCCGCCTTGCCGCCAAGATGTTCGATCACCCGCGCCAGGTCCGTGGCCATCGCCTCGTAGCCGTGGTCGGGATGGTGGAAGCTGTCGCCGTGGTTGCGCATGTCCACCGCGACCACGCGGCGCGCATCGCTCAGCCGCTTCGCGATCACGTTCCAGTTCCGCGCCGAGCCGAACAGCCCGTGCGCGATCACCAGCGGCACCGAACCGGGGCCGGGATGGTCGATCATGTTCAGCATGCGTGTCTCGCTCACCAGGCAGCCTCGTAGATGGACAGCGCGTCGGCCTCGGTGACCTCGCGCGGATTGTTGACCAGAAGCCGGGTCTGCTTCATCGCGTCCGACGCCATCCGGGGCAATGCGTCGCGGGGGATGTCCACGTCGCGCAACCGTTGCGGCACGCCCAGCCGGGCGGAAAGCGCGGTCAGCGCGTCGATGAACTCCGCCGTCACCGCCTGGCTGCCGCCATCGCCCAGCGCCGGGAACACATGCGGGGCAAGCGCCGCGTAATCCGCCCCCGCCGCCGGCGCGTTGAAGCGCATCACCGGGGCCAGCACCAGCGCGTTCGACAGCCCGTGCGGGATGTGAAAGATGCCGCCAACCGGATAGGCCAGCGCATGCACGGCGGCGACCGGGCTGTTCGCAAAGGCCTGGCCCGCCAGCATGGCGCCCAGCAGCATCTCGCCCCGCGCGGCAACGTCGGATCCGTCCGCGACGGCCCGCTCGATGTTTGCGCCCAGGCGCCGCAACGCCTCGATGGCCAGCGTCCGGCTGATGGGGTTGTTGTTGGCCGAGCGCGAGGTATAGGCCTCGATCGCGTGCACCATCGCGTCGATGCCGGTCGCCGCCGTCGCAAGCGGCGGCAGGCCAAGCGTCAGTTCCGGGTCCAGCACGGCAAGGTCGGGCAGGATCACGGGCGACGACACGCCGCGCTTTTCGTCCGCGCCCACCGTGATGATGCTGACCGGCGTCACCTCGGACCCGGTGCCGGCGGTGGTCGGCACCAGCACCAGCGGCAGGCGCGGCCCGCGCGCCTGCCCCACGCCCCAGGCGGCGTCCAGATCCTCGCCCGAGCCCAGCAGCAGCGCGGCCAGCTTGGCCACATCCATGGGAGAGCCGCCACCGAAGCCCAGAACCCCGGTCGCGCCCGCCTCCGAGCCAAGCGCCACTGCCGCCTCGAGCGTGCGGCGCGATGGGTCCGCCTCGACCGCGTCGAACACCGTCACGGCGCAAGCGCGCGCCAGGGCCTGCTCCAGGCCGTCCGAAAGGCCCGCCCTGCGCAGCCCGGCATCGGTGACCAGCAGCACCCGCGGGCCAAGCCGGGACGCGATCTCGGGTACGGTGGCCGCAAGCTGGCCGGCCCCGAAACGCAGCGATGGCGTGGTGTTGAACTGGAATGTCTGGGTCATCTGCCTGTCCTTTCGCGGGCACCCTATCCCGGCACGCGCGGAAAGGAAAAGACCCGGCCCGACCGGCCTGTGTCTCCTGCGCTGTGGGGATCGCAACTTCGGCGTAACGACTGTGGCGCTAGCCTTGCGGCATGGTCGAGTCGCTCTTCACCCTGCTTCTTGCCGGCTGCGCCGATGACGGAAGTTTCTGCACCCTGCTGGAACGGCGGACGCTGGCGGTCCATGACGTCGCCGCCTGCGAGGCGATGCTCGACCTCCGCCTGTCGGACCTGACGGCGGAATATCCCGTGTTTGTCGGCATCTGCCTGTCCGGCAGCGAGGCCGCCGCTCCGGCAGGCTGGAACCTCGACCGACCGGAAGCGTTGCCAAAAGACATAAGCGCGTAAACTTTGTGATAAATGATACATGCGCTTTTGCGCGCTTTTCGCTATATCAGGGGTGCCAGTTCGCCTGGCGGGGAAAAACGGAACTCTCCCGGACCGATACACCCCGCCGGACCGTCCATCGGACCGCTGGCGGGTAATAGTCGCCGGCGCGTATTTGCCGGATCATTTGTGGGGGCCATCGGACAGGGAAATTGCCGCCCTGATCAACCCCGGGGCCATTTCGGGGCCGCGTCAAAGGCGCGGCCCCTTCTCTTTCCGAAATCGGCTCAGCGGGGCTTCACTTGCGCCCTGAGGCGGCGCACCCGCGGCGCCATGTCCTCGAGCCCCTTCCAGGCGATCCCCTGATCGGCCGCGTCAAGACACCCCTCGGCCCGCTTCCACAGGGCCGCCGCCGCCTCCCGTTCGCCGCGCAGAGCGGCCAGCTCCGCCTCGGCCAGCCGTGCCTTGGCGCGCTGGATCCATGCCTCCACGTTGAGGCGGACCACCACTTCGGACAGCTTGGCATTCCAGGGCACCGGCGCGAGCAGGTCGAAATTGTCGCTGTCGTCGTAGCGGCTCCAGTCCGGCTCCAGCATCTCGGGCGTCAGCACGGGAAACATCTCGCACAGCTCCCGGTTCGATCCGGCGAAACGTTTCTGTATCGCGCGGGCCTTCTCGATACCAAGCTTCAGCGGCTCGCCGCCGCTCAGCTCCTCGATGAACAGGCTGCGATTCTGGTTCAGCCGACCCTCGATCGCCATGGGCCGGTCGAGATTGTTGACCAGCGCGATGGTGTGCACGTCCAGCGCGGAGTTCACCTTGGGGATCACCGCGAAATCGCCCGCCGTCAGACCGAAGCGGTCGCAGAACCAGTCGATGGTCGAGCGCACCCGCTTGTACGGCACCAGCGTGAGCTGCGGGAACGCGCCCTGCCACAGACGCGCCAGTTCGAGATAGTTGAAATAGGGGTTCTTCGGGAACGGGCCCTTGGCGTCGGGCTGGATCTTGCCGCCGGCCCGAACCGTCGTGGAAAGCGTCGAGAGCCACAGATCGACTTGCGGACGCAGGACGCAGACCACCTCGATCTCGTCGAAATGGCGGCCCAGAAGCCCGGCCAGATCGGCAACCGCCTCGGGGCTGAGCAGGCGCGAGTGGCAATGTTCGCTCGAGATGACGAAATGCCCGACGCGTTTCTTCCGGGCCGCCGCGACCTCCCGGGCAAGCCCTGCCTCGACTTCGGCCCGAAAGGCGGTATGGCGCTCGGGGCTCGTGAGACCATAGGCCGCGAAGGACTCGTCGGGGATGTCGAAGCCGCGCGCATAGGTGGCGATCTTGCGATTCGTCGTTCGATCCAGCGTCTCGCTGAACCAGATGCCGTGGCTCACCAGCGCCTTGTCGTTCACATGCAGCCAGTTCTGCAGCGCGGTCGTGCCGGTCTTTTCCGTGCCGATATGCAGCAGCAGCTTCATCCAGAGGCGTCCCCCGTAAATCGATCCCGACCCGGCACGCATGCCGACGGAGCCACGCGCGACGGCCTCCGCCCTGCTGCATAATCCGAGAGAAGCGAACAAGGCAATGCAGTGATCCGGCAGGCGCGGCCACGGGTCTTCTACGCCGAAAGAACGGGCAAGAGGGACAACACGAGAAGGAAGGCCATCACGCGGTTGAACAGGCGCAGCCGGCGCGGGCTGGTCAGGAACCGACGCAGCTCGCGCCCCAGCACCGCCCACAGGCTGACCGACGGCAGGTTCACAAGGCCAAGGATCAGCGCCAGAAGCAGGATCGTGGGCACGTCGCGTTCGGGCGCATACAGCCCGACCGCGCTCAGGGCCATCGCCCAGGCCTTGGGGTTCACCCACTGGAAACCGGCCGCCTGCAAGAAGGTCAGCGGCCGGCCCCCTGCGGCGCCCGGCTCTGGCGGCGCGGCGCGGGCAATCTTCCAGGCAAGCCACAGCAGGTAGCCGACGCTTGCCACGATCAGCGCGTCCTGCCCCGCGGGCCAGATCTCGAACAGGCGCATGACGCCCAGGCCAACGCCCACCACCATCACCATGAAGCCGATGCCGATGCCCAGCATGTGCGGCACCGTGCGCCTGAGCCCGAAATTCGCACCCGACGCCATCAGCATCAGGTTGTTGGGGCCCGGCGTGATCGAGGTCACGAAGGCAAAGGCGATCAGCGCGGAAAGAATCTCTGGCGTCATGGCGCAACTATCTGCGATGGAAAGACGCATGAAATTTCTTTATCGGTCCCACTCTCACCTTAAACGCATGAAATTACGGCCATGGATCTTATCGACGACAGAATATTGCAAGAGCTTGTCCGAGACGGCCGTATCACCAACGCCGCCCTTGCCGAGCGGGTGGGCCTTTCGCCATCGGCCTGTCTGCGGCGGGTGCAGGAACTGGAACGGCGGGGGGTGATCGCCGGCTACCGCGCGGTGCTCGATCGCGGGCGGTTGGGCATCGGCTTTGTCGCCTATGTCTCCGTCGGGCTGTCGGTCCATACCAAGGCCAGCCAGCAGGCCTTCGAGCACGCGATGGCCGGCGCGCCCGAGGTGGTCGAATGCCACAACGTCACCGGCACCGTGGAATACCGGCTTCGGGTCGAGGTGCCGGACCTTGCCGCCTACAAGCGGTTCCACACCGATATCCTTGGCACCCTGCCGCAGGTCACGTCGCTGACCTCCTATGTCGTGATGGGCTCGCCCAAGGACCTGCGCGGCTAGGGGCGGCCCCTTGCGAAACGGCCGAAAACTAACTACTCCGGCGCGCGATCCCCGAAAAAAGGCGGTGTACAGATGTCCAAGCCCAAGAAAGTCGTTCTCGCCTATTCCGGCGGCCTCGACACGTCGATCATCCTGAAGTGGCTGCAGACCGAATATGGCTGCGAGGTCGTGACCTTCACCGCCGATCTGGGCCAGGGCGAGGAACTGGACCCCGCCCGCAAGAAGGCCGAGCTGCTGGGCATCAAGCCCGAGAACATCTACATCGAGGATGTCCGCGAGGAATTCGTGCGCGACTTCGTCTTCCCGATGTTCCGCGCCAACGCCGTCTACGAGGGGCTGTACCTGCTCGGCACCTCGATCGCGCGGCCCCTGATCTCCAAGCGCCTGGTGGAAATCGCCGCCGAGACCGGCGCCGACGCGGTTGCCCACGGCGCCACCGGCAAGGGCAACGACCAGGTGCGGTTCGAGTTGTCGGCCTATGCGCTGAACCCCGAGATCAAGGTCATCGCGCCCTGGCGCGAGTGGGACCTGACCAGCCGCACCCGGCTTCTGGAATTCGCCGAGGCGAACCAGATCCCGATTGCCAAGGACAAGCGCGGCGAAGCGCCCTTCAGCGTTGACGCCAACCTCCTGCACACCTCGTCCGAGGGCAAGGTGCTGGAGGATCCGTCCAAGGAAGCCCCCGACTATGTCGTGCAGCGCATCACGCCCCCCGAACAGGCGCCCGATACGCCCGAATACATCGAGATCGGGTTCGAGCGCGGCGACGCCGTGTCGATCGACGGCGAGGCGATGTCGCCTGCCACGCTGCTGACCGCGCTGAACGCCTATGGATCGAAGCACGGCATCGGCATTCTCGACCTGGTCGAGGGCCGTTTCGTCGGCATGAAATCGCGCGGCATCTACGAGACGCCGGGCGGCACGATCCTTCTGGCGGCCCATCGCGGG containing:
- a CDS encoding DUF2339 domain-containing protein, which translates into the protein MGFIFGLLGVVLLLGLPAAVIWLIVDHRRLSRRVALLERGPDAAAGAPAPSVERSEAPASEPAPPATEEPPRPARDAIAEPASAPPAPADSVPPVIVFRPERLTQLGHWLRDNWFLVVAAVSLGLAGVFLVQYGIESGILTPPMRVLGAVVLGLVLIGAGEGVRRTLASADAQIRETIASAFGGAGLVSIFAGILAARQLYGLIGPELAFAALALTAAGGVLLGWLHGPFLASIGLLGGVAAPFLVGGDAESPYWLYAYFWGVAALGLAIDAARRAAWISTLALLLGHGAAALLYLGQGGGVWFLAFSLVSVAASAAIPVWSLVPRHAGPMAFGALLRAGLPGPQAWPEFPTRLVAGTTLAAAAIAWNVMQDDALSFGAALAVLLLLFAAFVLWLRDAPALDDLAVVPALAALAIVIGGAALGVPGFALFDGWRAPEFEPDTPPPFTVTAIVLGAALASALAGWRALRPGMARATWWSILSAAVAPLTVIALELFWAPRGVLGQWSWALHVIAVAALMTLLAGAHKRVAADRSLRLSAHLVMALTLISLALILWFSFAALTVALAAMLLAAALMDARFDLREMGVFTAVAVPVLLWRLIFVPGIDWAVDGGLIMVVLSHAAVLAALAAARQALRQRARDRQVALVESAFVVTCGVLASAMLFRWFQSLSGAYEGAYWQISLIGSVWLSIALALVRIAPEAGRMRLLPLTLAGLAAVCFVTAMALCLTLASPLGGYLTTVVLGPWILNTLLVAYGLPGALLLAAPHIARLGHPMAVGTLRAAGVFLLAVNVAFEIRHIWRGRNLSVPGVTDPELYSYTLALMLTAAGLMLAAWIRRSPSLRRLGVLAAAVTIAKVFLIDMSGLSGLIRVAAFLGLGLSLAGLALVNRWMTRALAEGVQDRPGAD
- a CDS encoding YcjF family protein; the encoded protein is MSRPPEKPFVLDADALEPAVPVQDAPPVPEMGELPPQGAAMVRATRTAARRGSWLGRLALSALAGLLTMMIGLAAWDFVLGLFARAPALGWVAAGLAAIVGLALVVIVLRELAGLSRLARVDRLQTRATDPEARRDRALALDVSRRLRGFYAGRAELRLPLEDLERREDDILDADALMHATETALFAALDAAARAEVEAAARQVAAATALVPLALADVAVALAANLRMIRRIAEIYGGRAGTLGSWRLMRGVARHLLATGAVAVGDDLISSVAGGGALAKVSRRFGEGVVNGALTARVGIAAMEVCRPMPFAALPRPRVTRLVQRALTGLFG
- a CDS encoding GNAT family N-acetyltransferase — its product is MRAVLREARTTDAAACAAILRDWAAETPWYPRSDPPEAREGAVAARMRQGLGIVAESDRIDGFILLEGGYVACLYVARGARGKGLGARLLDAAKELRPALLLWTHAANTGARAFYEREGFVATGASDGADNAERLPDIEYVWRQGETR
- a CDS encoding YcjX family protein, which gives rise to MAGIGDIADGLGRGLEQIQARTEELLFEPVIRLGVTGLSRAGKTVFITSLVANLLNPGRMPQLRAAADGRLMLAFLQPQPNDAVARFAYEDHIAALTGPQPHWPESTRTISQLRLSLRVRPTGFLTGLTGPRTVHLDIVDYPGEWLLDLPLLAQSYAEWSEKALTQAEAPGRIALARDWLAAARETDGTAALDEVAAQGLARGFTAYLHAARAAGFSGCAPGRFLLPGELEGSPALTFAPLPAPSRRARDGSLYAAFERRFESYKRVVVKPFFRDHFAAIERQIVLVDALGAIHAGPRAVEDLRLAMADILQAFRPGPNSWLSRILGRRIERIAFAATKADHLHHGQHDALSGIMEALVADARARATYKGAQTRSFAIAALRATVEAEVRQGGDLVPCVRGTLAETGREAALFAGRLPDDPASLMVPARQGAERWLDADFAVMGFAPPKLNLRPGEGPPHIRMDRVAEFLIGDRLL
- the truA gene encoding tRNA pseudouridine(38-40) synthase TruA, with product MPRYALKIEYDGRPFCGWQRQSALPSVQAAVEEALRRLEPDVGTIAAAGRTDAGVHATGQVATVDLSRDWTPFRLSEALNYHLKPAPVAILAAARVPEDFHARFSAIERRYMFRLIVRRAPLTFEAGQIWQVRQALDLESMREGARHLLGRHDFTTFRSSICQADSPVRTLDRLEVTAHPRADGTEYRFDVRARSFLHNQVRSFVGTLERVGAGAWRPEDVKAALEARDRAACGPVSPPSGLYLTHVGYPQDPFAD
- a CDS encoding alpha/beta fold hydrolase, producing MSETRMLNMIDHPGPGSVPLVIAHGLFGSARNWNVIAKRLSDARRVVAVDMRNHGDSFHHPDHGYEAMATDLARVIEHLGGKADLLGHSMGGKAAMVLALTRPELLRHLIVADIAPVPYSHTQAHVVEALRAVDLSMVSRRSDADAQLKSSLPDAMLRAFLLQSLSLDDGAPRWRLNLAALADQMPRIIGFPEIDARHDGEMAFLRGGASDYVSDARLDALRGYFPKARILTMEGRGHWLHAEDPRGFEAMVREVLGT